In one window of Oncorhynchus gorbuscha isolate QuinsamMale2020 ecotype Even-year linkage group LG23, OgorEven_v1.0, whole genome shotgun sequence DNA:
- the LOC124011421 gene encoding small integral membrane protein 32-like has translation MLRQILLNSTNALDFDLGMALQTHETVSVNASHGSVNMAALPTGSRGGMREDGELNKPDLATYMIICLLLFLLVLLIVFFINCQLRNSFFASMPYDRSLREARTTYK, from the coding sequence ATGTTGAGACAAATCCTGCTGAATTCCACCAACGCACTAGACTTCGACCTAGGGATGGCCCTCCAGACGCACGAGACCGTGTCCGTTAACGCATCTCACGGATCGGTGAACATGGCGGCGCTGCCCACGGGCAGCAGGGGCGGGATGCGGGAGGACGGGGAGCTGAACAAACCGGACCTGGCCACCTACATGATAATATGTCTGTTGCTGTTTCTGCTCGTGCTGCTCATCGTTTTCTTCATCAACTGTCAGCTGAGGAACTCTTTCTTCGCCTCCATGCCCTACGATCGGTCTCTCAGAGAGGCCCGGACCACCTACAAGTAG